The proteins below are encoded in one region of Marinobacter sp. F4206:
- a CDS encoding tetratricopeptide repeat protein — translation MQAQHQNSDLHARDAQAARLLLQANIAYADSNSSESSLVQRLNARQECRGHLEQALAVDPESAGALGLLGRVELDDGQLEKAQLLFNASLNADPEQPQQYANLGYWALKSERPALAEQYFLQALDYDRQSASAFCGVAHAKRLQGQFDVAYLHYRKLLEMGVEWASVYSGMLNCALHLNVDRADGDLAQDAIALLRQEGLPHQELGRFVGAIIHQQYDLDNPSAEIILDAASEDELLILALQKTLMPSPAIENLVVLLRRAIVAEVAQTVELRDDLQRLALAIGQYVDRTGYALIAEEDEERLVAAINDSIQAQLVMAEPQDGMIGSLIISSMYGALFHQAFAVQLGQWSLTDWPLALQPVLAASYYDRANEEAIKQNFAEKADELALEKTDTPQAWPAWSQLAFRAESSLKSLMATELKLPTDHLPNILRIMICGAQSGQRAMELARYLSDVEIIAVDESLANIAKGTRMAGELGMENIVFWPWSIAQQFVADGHQVHWIEIGRLPSSAMTNLSLAALVNDATSSGAVVHMHTTVAEQTRGDQHIRSLIEEHNLKPNRATLRQLRQMVLTSHQDTDWQELANEDDFFNLGGCRDRWFCPQETSQLRQLMGMVSNEVEWKLVKARDTDGHSLATQPVQKQIQAEALGSEVQSLVGQGLSVYFCKRR, via the coding sequence ATGCAAGCACAGCATCAAAATAGTGATCTCCACGCCCGGGACGCGCAAGCTGCCCGCCTGCTTCTGCAGGCAAACATCGCTTATGCCGATTCCAACAGCAGCGAGTCCAGCCTTGTTCAGAGGCTGAACGCGCGTCAGGAATGTCGGGGCCATCTGGAGCAGGCACTTGCAGTGGATCCTGAAAGCGCCGGAGCGCTGGGCTTGCTGGGACGCGTCGAGCTGGACGACGGCCAGTTGGAAAAGGCACAACTACTCTTCAACGCCAGCCTCAACGCAGACCCAGAGCAACCGCAACAATACGCCAACCTGGGCTATTGGGCGCTGAAGAGTGAGCGTCCGGCCCTGGCCGAGCAGTATTTCCTGCAAGCGCTGGATTACGACCGCCAATCGGCGTCGGCCTTCTGTGGCGTTGCCCATGCAAAGCGGCTTCAAGGCCAGTTTGATGTGGCCTATCTGCATTACCGGAAGCTTCTCGAAATGGGCGTCGAATGGGCGTCCGTCTACAGCGGCATGCTGAACTGTGCACTCCACCTCAACGTGGACCGGGCAGACGGCGATCTCGCCCAGGACGCCATCGCACTGCTTCGTCAGGAAGGCCTGCCGCACCAGGAACTCGGTCGATTTGTCGGTGCCATCATTCACCAGCAGTACGATCTGGATAACCCCAGTGCAGAAATCATTCTGGACGCCGCCAGCGAAGATGAGCTACTGATTCTTGCCCTGCAAAAAACGCTGATGCCCAGTCCGGCAATCGAGAACCTGGTGGTGCTGTTGCGCCGGGCTATCGTTGCCGAGGTGGCGCAGACGGTGGAGTTGCGCGACGACCTGCAGCGACTGGCCCTGGCCATCGGCCAGTATGTCGATCGCACCGGCTATGCCCTGATTGCCGAAGAAGACGAAGAACGGCTTGTAGCTGCCATCAACGACAGCATTCAGGCTCAGCTTGTCATGGCCGAACCTCAGGATGGCATGATCGGCTCGCTGATCATCAGTTCTATGTACGGCGCCCTGTTCCATCAGGCCTTTGCCGTGCAGCTTGGCCAGTGGAGCCTGACCGACTGGCCACTGGCGCTGCAGCCGGTTCTGGCCGCGAGCTACTATGACCGCGCCAACGAAGAAGCCATCAAACAGAATTTCGCCGAGAAGGCTGACGAACTGGCCCTGGAGAAAACGGATACACCTCAGGCCTGGCCCGCCTGGTCTCAGCTGGCCTTCCGCGCCGAGAGCAGCCTCAAAAGCCTGATGGCAACCGAACTGAAACTGCCGACAGACCATCTTCCAAATATTCTCCGAATCATGATCTGCGGCGCTCAGTCAGGCCAGCGTGCCATGGAATTGGCCCGCTATCTGAGTGATGTGGAAATCATTGCGGTGGACGAATCACTGGCCAACATCGCCAAAGGCACACGCATGGCCGGAGAGCTCGGCATGGAGAACATTGTGTTCTGGCCCTGGTCCATTGCCCAGCAATTCGTAGCCGATGGTCATCAGGTCCACTGGATCGAGATTGGACGACTGCCCTCCTCCGCCATGACCAACCTGTCCCTGGCGGCGCTGGTGAACGATGCCACCTCGTCCGGTGCAGTGGTGCACATGCACACCACCGTCGCCGAACAGACCCGCGGCGATCAGCACATTCGCTCGCTGATCGAAGAGCACAATCTGAAACCCAATCGAGCAACGCTACGGCAATTACGCCAGATGGTGCTCACCAGCCACCAGGACACCGACTGGCAGGAATTGGCGAACGAAGACGACTTCTTCAATCTCGGCGGGTGTCGCGACCGCTGGTTCTGTCCCCAGGAAACCTCTCAACTGAGACAGTTGATGGGCATGGTGAGCAACGAGGTGGAATGGAAACTGGTCAAGGCAAGGGATACGGATGGCCACAGCCTGGCCACCCAACCCGTGCAAAAGCAGATTCAGGCCGAAGCCCTTGGCAGCGAAGTCCAGAGCCTGGTCGGCCAGGGCCTGAGCGTCTACTTCTGTAAACGCCGCTGA
- the sbcB gene encoding exodeoxyribonuclease I has protein sequence MIRSFYWHDYETFGVDPVHDRPSQFAGVRTDENLNIIEDPLVIYCKPADDYLPSPEACLITGITPQKALADGFPEAEFIAQINEAFSQPGTCVVGYNSLRFDDEVTRHTLYRNLRDPYAREWQNGNSRWDIIDMVRLTYALRPEGINWPRKEDGSPSFRLEELTVANGIAHESAHDAMSDVQATIAVARLIKEKQPKLFDFVLQNKDKHSARAMLDTGTMKPVFHISAKYPAARGCCAMVAPVAEHPTNKNLVIVYDLREDPTELIEATPEQIRERVFTSQAELGEGISRFPLKGVQLNKCPVLAPANMLSTLSAERLAELELDGEALRRNLAILRKAPGLAGRIAQAFDQPHEGDLTDPDEQLYAGGFISKTDREKLNWLLQQPVESLGEQDVEFGDERLQELLFRYRARNYPGSLVGEEMERWEEFRSQRLMRPKKGWRSLEAYAGELQRLAADPALTPEKRHILEDLHLYGESLIPYV, from the coding sequence TTGATTCGCTCGTTCTACTGGCACGACTACGAAACCTTCGGCGTAGACCCGGTCCATGACCGCCCCTCCCAGTTCGCCGGTGTCAGAACAGACGAGAACCTCAACATCATCGAAGATCCGCTGGTGATCTACTGCAAACCGGCGGACGATTACCTGCCCTCCCCGGAAGCTTGCCTGATCACCGGTATCACGCCCCAGAAAGCGCTTGCCGACGGTTTCCCCGAGGCGGAATTCATCGCCCAGATCAACGAGGCCTTCAGCCAGCCTGGAACCTGTGTGGTGGGCTACAACAGCCTGCGATTCGACGATGAGGTAACCCGCCATACGCTCTATCGAAATCTGAGGGATCCCTACGCCCGGGAGTGGCAGAACGGCAATTCCCGCTGGGACATCATTGATATGGTTCGGCTCACCTACGCGCTTCGTCCGGAAGGCATCAACTGGCCGCGCAAAGAAGACGGCAGTCCGAGTTTTCGTCTGGAAGAGCTGACCGTTGCCAATGGCATTGCCCATGAAAGTGCGCACGACGCCATGTCCGACGTGCAGGCGACGATTGCCGTTGCCAGGCTGATCAAGGAAAAGCAGCCCAAGCTGTTCGACTTCGTGTTGCAGAACAAAGATAAGCATTCCGCCCGCGCGATGCTGGATACCGGGACGATGAAGCCGGTATTCCATATTTCGGCCAAGTATCCGGCGGCCCGTGGCTGCTGCGCAATGGTGGCACCGGTGGCCGAACATCCGACCAACAAGAACCTCGTGATTGTCTACGACCTCCGGGAGGACCCCACCGAGTTGATTGAAGCCACGCCCGAGCAGATTCGTGAGCGGGTATTTACTTCCCAGGCCGAGCTCGGCGAAGGCATCAGCCGTTTTCCGCTCAAAGGGGTGCAGTTGAATAAATGCCCGGTACTCGCGCCCGCCAACATGTTGTCGACCCTGTCAGCGGAGCGGTTGGCCGAGCTGGAACTCGACGGGGAAGCCTTGCGACGCAATCTCGCGATCTTGCGCAAGGCGCCCGGCCTGGCAGGCAGAATTGCGCAGGCATTTGATCAGCCACACGAGGGCGACCTGACCGATCCGGACGAGCAGTTGTATGCCGGCGGCTTCATCAGCAAGACGGACCGTGAAAAACTGAACTGGCTGTTGCAGCAACCGGTGGAAAGCCTGGGTGAGCAGGACGTCGAGTTTGGGGATGAGCGGTTGCAGGAGCTGTTGTTTCGATACCGCGCCCGGAATTACCCGGGCTCCCTTGTCGGGGAAGAAATGGAGCGCTGGGAAGAATTCCGATCCCAGCGGTTGATGCGTCCGAAAAAAGGGTGGCGATCGCTGGAGGCCTACGCCGGTGAGCTGCAGCGGCTGGCCGCCGATCCGGCATTAACGCCGGAGAAGCGGCACATTCTCGAAGACCTGCATCTGTACGGGGAATCGTTGATTCCGTACGTCTGA